ATGCCTCCTACATGAGCTGGGATCCCGAGTACGCGAGAGCCGGCCACGTCGTCGTTCACCACACCGCAGGCACCAACAGCTACTCCGCAGGCCAGTCCGCCTCCATCGTGCGGGGCATCTACTACTACCACGCGGTCACCCTGGACTGGGGCGACATCGGCTACAACTTCCTCGTCGACAAGTTCGGCACCGTCTTCGAGGGGCGCTCCGGTTCCGTGGCAGCACCGGCCGGCAAGATGAGCATCGGGGCGCACGCCCGAGGCGTCAACACCGGCACCATGGGCATCTCCATGATGGGGGACTACAGTGCGGTGTCCCCCTCGGACGCCCAGCTCAGCTCCGTGGGCAAGATGGCCGGATGGTTCCTCAAGCGCGCCGGTATCTCCGATGTCACCGGCTGGGCGGGCCTGCACGTGTGGACCACCGAGCGCTACCAGGCCGGCTCCACCATCTCCATGCCCCGCATCCTCGGGCACCGCGACGTCGGCTACACCACCTGCCCCGGCAATGTCGGCTACTCCAAGCTCGGCGCCATCCGCGCCATTGCAAAGGCGCAGGGCTCCGCCCCGCAAGGTGGAAGCAGCAACGCGCCGTCGACCGTGGCCCAGGACCATCCGGGAGCCGTCGCCCTGCGCAGCGCCCTGGGCGTCAACGGCTGGATCGGAGTGGCCACCACTGGTGTCTACGCCTCCTCCAAGGGTGGGGTCTTCCAGCGCTTCGAGCACGGGGTGGGCTACTGGAGCCCGGCGACCGGTGCGCAGTTCGTGGGCGAGCCGGTGCTCAGCGCCTGGGGCGCGTACGGGTACCAGACCGGGTCCATGGGTTACCCGCGCAGTGGTGGCGTGGTGGGAATCGGCGGCAGCCGCCACCAGATCTTCGAAGGCGGCATCGCCTACTGGCGCCCCGGGGGCCGGGTCAGCTTCATTCACGGCTCGATCCTGAATGGCTGGGCCGCCTCGGGCTGGGAACGCTCCTGGCTGGGACTTCCCACCTCTAACGAGACTGCCTCCACCAAGGGTGGGGTGTTCCAGCGCTTCGAGCACGGGGTGGGCTACTGGAGCCCGGCGACCGGTGCGCAGTTCGTGGGCGAGCCGGTGCTCAGCGCCTGGGGCGCGTACGGGTACCAGACCGGGTCCATGGGTTACCCGCGCAGTGGTGGCGTGGCGGGAATCGGCGGCAGCCGCCACCAGATCTTCGAGGGCGGCATCGCCTACTGGCGCCCCGGGGGCCGGGTCAGCTTCATCCACGGCTCGATCCTGAACGCCTGGGCGGACTCGGGCTGGGAGCGCTCCAAGGTGGGGCTGCCTACCGGGCACGCAGTCCGCCAGGCCAACGGCACCATGATCCAGACCTTCGAGAAGGGCAGCATCTCCGTGGCGCCCAACGGGAAGGTGACCATCCGCTGACATCCCGCGCCGGGGGAGCGGCGAGGCGGCCAGGAGTGCATGAGACAGCTCATGAGACACTGGCCGCCTCGCCGCTTCCTTACCAGCCGCCTTCATCGACCACCTGCCGGGAAGGACCTCCACATGAACCGAGGACTCGTCTACTTCCACTTCGATCCTCATCATCAGGTCCGCGACTACGTCCTGGCTGCGCTCAGCTCCCTGCGGCCCCATGCCGACCACATCCTGCTGGTCTCCAACTCACCCATCGGCGAGGCCGATCGCGTCCGGCTGGAGACCTGCTGCGATGAGATCCTCCAGCGCCCCAATGAGGGACTCGACGCCGGCGCCTACCGGGCCGGCCTGGAGCACCTGGGCTGGGACCGGCTCGCCGACTTCGACGAGCTCATCCTGACCAACCACACCTACTACGCGCCGCTGCGGCCCTGGGAGGAGGTCCTCACCCGCGCCGAGGACTGGGGCGACATCTCCTTCTGGGGCATGACCGAGCACGCCGCCATGCGTCCTCACCCCTTCCTGGCCAAGCGCGAGCTGCCCCGCCACCTCCAGTCCCACTGGATCGCCGTGCGCCGCGGGCTCCTGACGGACCCGGCCTTCCGTGAGTACTGGGAGAAGATGCCGCCGGTCTCCTCCTACCGCGACTCCATCCAGTGGCACGAGTCGCGCTTCACCGGCCACTTCGCCGAGCTCGGCCACACCTGGGAGGTCGCCTTCCCCGTGGACCGCTACCGATCGGAGAACCCGGCCATCGAGGAGGCCCCGGCGCTGCTGGCCGACGGCTGCCCCCTGCTCAAGCGCCGCGCCCTCTTCCACGACCCGCTCCACCAGGACCGTCAGGCCGTCGTCGGCGGGGAGCTGCTGGAGGCCGCCGTCGCGGCCGGCTACAGCGAGGACCTCATCCTGTCCGACGTCGTCCACACCGCGACCGCCCGCGACCTCATCGTCAACGCAGGCCTCACCGAGGTCGTGACTGGGTGCGCCCCCGGAGCCGAGGGGGGCGGTGCGCAGACGAGCCCGCCTGCGCAGCGGTCTCCGGGCTGCGTCGTCGTCCACGTCCCGGCCGGGAAGGAGGCGGTGGAGCGCGCCGAGGCCGATGGTCTTGCCCGACGCCTGGCGAGCGTGCCGGCGCACTGGCGGGTCGTGGTCACCTCGCCCATGCATCTGGATGCCGCCGACCTGGAGCGGGTCACTGGC
This region of Actinomyces oris genomic DNA includes:
- a CDS encoding rhamnan synthesis F family protein; protein product: MNRGLVYFHFDPHHQVRDYVLAALSSLRPHADHILLVSNSPIGEADRVRLETCCDEILQRPNEGLDAGAYRAGLEHLGWDRLADFDELILTNHTYYAPLRPWEEVLTRAEDWGDISFWGMTEHAAMRPHPFLAKRELPRHLQSHWIAVRRGLLTDPAFREYWEKMPPVSSYRDSIQWHESRFTGHFAELGHTWEVAFPVDRYRSENPAIEEAPALLADGCPLLKRRALFHDPLHQDRQAVVGGELLEAAVAAGYSEDLILSDVVHTATARDLIVNAGLTEVVTGCAPGAEGGGAQTSPPAQRSPGCVVVHVPAGKEAVERAEADGLARRLASVPAHWRVVVTSPMHLDAADLERVTGRCPTQEDTQEDTEEDSARGGGGVSFRAVRDLDPRGTIAFLTQCDDLWDPGRAAAGGDSDEGDDGDALVLRITVGPAAGPGTRADDVAHRQALDCLLDSPGYVAGLIDLFRRHPGLGVVMPAAGHIGQAHGGPTWDGLADAAKVLTRRFGLTVELDPLAPVVPVGAMFLARPAALRTLSDGAKELVRLTDQAAAGPEQSAQRLKRARAAEVLELLTVYAAMSSGYHPREVLTPTWAGRLYGALAHKHRVVTADLPAHTDEQVRFLQARFGPRAGVGARVRTYVDVHHPDMGSALKPAYRYLTGGASDLARTVTSAGRRLRDVGRHRGKDKGE
- a CDS encoding N-acetylmuramoyl-L-alanine amidase, which produces MNVPRALGRIAPRGGHRLSGHAGGLSAHAHACRSAGLIALSSLLLSSLVPVAGAAPDAGDSSGQGEAPAPVQILDLTTAGGQATEVAQSGLDDAQTSTGEEAGSAAAASASATPVRSATAAVPALAQATGAADAPAPSILPVATDPQADATLLTDPLEVDRFFVAGFTWAGSADLPEGVRIYLRVRENGTWSPWYLNEAADAGRDDRATSGTGEFVTGGADAIQASVVGSSLPAGLKLALVPSRPQGEEVLDAGDLTTTQAAPTPVIEDASATEDHGARVEPAAMAPSASPAWATQPAAVSAAPAAAPALAPAATSANGLPVAVTTRAEWGANASYMSWDPEYARAGHVVVHHTAGTNSYSAGQSASIVRGIYYYHAVTLDWGDIGYNFLVDKFGTVFEGRSGSVAAPAGKMSIGAHARGVNTGTMGISMMGDYSAVSPSDAQLSSVGKMAGWFLKRAGISDVTGWAGLHVWTTERYQAGSTISMPRILGHRDVGYTTCPGNVGYSKLGAIRAIAKAQGSAPQGGSSNAPSTVAQDHPGAVALRSALGVNGWIGVATTGVYASSKGGVFQRFEHGVGYWSPATGAQFVGEPVLSAWGAYGYQTGSMGYPRSGGVVGIGGSRHQIFEGGIAYWRPGGRVSFIHGSILNGWAASGWERSWLGLPTSNETASTKGGVFQRFEHGVGYWSPATGAQFVGEPVLSAWGAYGYQTGSMGYPRSGGVAGIGGSRHQIFEGGIAYWRPGGRVSFIHGSILNAWADSGWERSKVGLPTGHAVRQANGTMIQTFEKGSISVAPNGKVTIR